One Bombina bombina isolate aBomBom1 chromosome 5, aBomBom1.pri, whole genome shotgun sequence DNA segment encodes these proteins:
- the LOC128661244 gene encoding uncharacterized protein LOC128661244, giving the protein MNPSGDVMTIEMPALGRPFSLGMLYDCRDEKLISGITLWNLEELKKDIATSSQDNTSFEILASDTVSDKSSTMNITASLKASFLGGLVQVGGAATYMNDNKTSKNQARVTLKYSRTTKFEQLNMSHLGSQNIIYHEVFDKGTATHVVTGILYGADAFFIFDQAVSTSEDTEDIQDNLNIMIKKIPTMKMKGNGSLSMNDKEKEMCKRISCTFHGDVTLDFNPVNYEEAVKIYVSLSKALGPNGEKAVPVKVLLYPLKKLDNRAAQLVQEMNVDLVYRAENIIQQLEDINMQCNDLIKHPAAVTFPGLKKKINMFRKQSSQLKLNFQKQLAKTLPCIRGGESNESELVDILTNIEQSPFGSFHVDLFLSTKHQEMDFVKSYLNVLSNFKILHTDKELKDTLRDPTYDNVVCFNFSLINENDQYLQDVSKWLDNQYQVDFYKPEKPAMPWFKNRNVINMSRQYLKAFQKFAQTNEPHSHTCYAISCASDPTYPEVSNHLYEYGQLVNARFELPSKLDTHNSMELLLQPADFGKQNIEGYKVGYKCAESNNWLSINIKKKEEKIIVTGLKANTYYTFGYSALCKAGQSMNSDITAAHKPIPKGSQESLQIIAEPTSLMVSWKTPKVVGDDETIKEHRFEYSEESVIKWLKIQTQKNPTECVIQSLKSNTEYQVSVKAICEDDHVENLLISAPREESCGLASSLCQESTLLVNGTPSVYQLNSVLSQGQYQNYICKENLYSSNKVILLVGATGTGKTTLINSMANYILGVNWEDNFRFKLVNDVTHLSQANSPTAAVTAYKMNYSSGFTIPFSLTLIDTPGFEDLGATEQNEKITESIYNFFSSYNGIDHIDAVCFVVQSSLPQLTPTQRYIFNSIFSIFGKDIKDNILILTSFSDGQRPPILEALKETDFSCAVDDNGDPLHFKFNNSALFANNEPNEMGFDKMFWAMAQHSMEKFFRALNKMKTKKYEEAHRKILIDDIIFKDFSKDVHN; this is encoded by the exons GTATCACTTTATGGAACCTGGAAGAACTTAAAAAAGACATTGCTACATCATCTCAAGATAACACGTCCTTTGAGATTCTAGCATCAGATACGGTCTCTGATAAGTCTTCTACAATGAATATCACAGCTTCCCTAAAAGCCAGTTTTTTGGGAGGTCTGGTACAGGTTGGAGGAGCTGCTACATACATGAATGACAACAAGACGTCTAAAAACCAAGCCAGAGTCACTCTTAAATATTCAAGAACCACAAAGTTTGAACAACTGAATATGAGTCACTTAGGATCCCAGAACATAATCTATCATGAAGTGTTTGATAAAGGAACAGCCACCCATGTGGTCACTGGTATTTTATATGGGGCTGATGCCTTCTTTATATTTGATCAAGCGGTGTCAACATCAGAAGACACTGAGGACATCCAAGACAATCTTAATATTATGATAAAGAAAATACCAACCATGAAAATGAAAGGAAATGGTTCCCTGTCAATGAATGATAAAGAAAAGGAAATGTGTAAAAGAATTAGCTGCACATTTCATGGGGATGTGACTCTTGATTTTAATCCAGTGAATTATGAAGAAGCTGTTAAAATCTATGTCAGTCTTTCAAAAGCTTTAGGGCCAAATGGGGAAAAGGCAGTGCCAGTGAAGGTCTTGTTGTATCCTCTAAAGAAGCTGGACAACAGAGCAGCTCAATTGGTTCAAGAGATGAATGTGGACCTTGTTTATCGGGCAGAAAATATAATTCAGCAGCTGGAAGACATAAACATGCAGTGTAATGATCTGATAAAACACCCAGCTGCTGTGACCTTTCCTGgactaaaaaagaaaattaatatgttTAGAAAGCAAAGCTCTCAACTTAAACTCAATTTCCAAAAGCAACTTGCAAAGACATTGCCCTGTATTCGTGGTGGAGAATCCAATGAATCTGAGCTTGTGGATATTTTAACTAATATAGAACAGTCACCATTTGGATCTTTTCATGTTGACTTGTTTCTGAGCACAAAACATCAAGAAATGGATTTTGTTAAATCATATCTCAATGTCctgtcaaattttaaaatattacatacaGACAAGGAGCTAAAGGATACATTAAGAGATCCCACCTATGACAATGttgtatgttttaatttttcctTAATCAATGAAAATGACCAATACTTACAAGATGTTAGTAAATGGTTAGATAATCAATATCAAGTAGATTTCTATAAGCCTGAGAAACCAGCCATGCCATGGTTCAAAAACAGGAATGTTATAAATATGTCCAGGCAATATTTAAAGGCATTTCAAAAATTTGCTCAAACCAATGAACCCCATAGTCATACCTGCTACGCTATTTCTTGTGCTTCTGATCCCACATACCCTGAAGTTTCCAATCATCTCTATGAATATGGGCAACTGGTAAATGCCAGGTTTGAACTTCCATCAAAACTAGATACACATAACAGTATGGAACTGCTCCTGCAACCAGCAGACTTTGGAAAGCAAAATATTGAAGGTTACAAAGTGGGATATAAATGTGCTGAGTCAAACAACTGGTTATCTATAAATATAAAGAAGAAAGAGGAGAAGATTATAGTAACTGGGCTTAAAGCCAATACGTACTATACCTTTGGGTATTCTGCACTGTGTAAAGCAGGACAAAGCATGAACAGTGACATTACAGCTGCACATAAGCCCATTCCCAAAGGTTCACAAGAATCACTACAGATTATAGCTGAACCAACGTCTTTGATGGTATCTTGGAAAACTCCAAAAGTTGTGGGAGATGATGAGACTATAAAGGAACATAGATTTGAATATTCAGAGGAAAGTGTCATTAAGTGGCTTAAAATTCAAACCCAGAAGAATCCTACAGAGTGTGTTATTCAGAGCCTTAAGTCAAACACTGAATACCAAGTTAGCGTTAAGGCCATTTGTGAAGATGATCATGTGGAAAATCTGCTCATTTCAGCCCCAAGAGAAGAATCATGTGGTTTAGCTAGTAGTCTCTGTCAAGAAAGTACTTTGCTAGTCAATGGAACACCATCTGTTTACCAGCTTAATTCTGTACTTTCTCAAGGTCAATACCAAAATTACATCTGTAAAGAGAATCTGTACTCAAGTAACAAAGTCATCTTGTTAGTAGGTGctacagggacaggaaaaaccacACTCATAAATAGCATGGCTAACTACATTTTGGGAGTGAACTGGGAAGATAACTTTCGATTTAAACTTGTAAATGACGTTACACATCTGTCTCAAGCAAACAGTCCGACTGCAGCAGTTACTGCTTACAAGATGAATTATAGCAGTGGGTTTACAATACCATTCTCCCTCACTCTAATAGACACACCAGGATTTGAGGACCTTGGAGCCACTGAACAAAATGAAAAGATAACTGAATCTATCTATAACTTTTTCTCCTCTTATAATGGAATTGATCATATAGATGCTGTGTGCTTTGTAGTACAGTCCTCACTGCCTCAGCTGACACCTACACAGAGATATATATTTAActctatattttctatttttggaAAAGATATCAAAGACAACATATTGATACTTACCAGCTTCTCAGATGGACAGAGACCTCCCATTCTAGAAGCTTTAAAAGAAACTGACTTCTCCTGTGCTGTGGATGACAATGGTGACCCTCTCCACTTCAAGTTCAATAATTCTGCTCTGTTTGCAAACAATGAACCAAATGAAATGGGTTTTGATAAAATGTTCTGGGCCATGGCACAACATAGTATGGAGAAGTTTTTTAGAGCATTAAACAAAATGAAGACTAAAAAATATGAAGAAGCTCATCGAAAAATCTTGATTGATGATATAATCTTCAAAGACTTTAGCAAG gatgttcataattaa